The Candidatus Hydrogenedentota bacterium genome contains the following window.
GATTCCGCAGAATGCTTTTTTACGGATCCGCCCTATTATTACTCCATGCAGTATGCCGATCTCTCGGATTTTTTCTATGTTTGGTTAAAACGATCATTGGCTGGGTTATATCCAAATCTTCTTGATCTTGTTGTTACTGAAAAAGAAGATGAGATTATAGTTCAATCGCCTGGTCATGAGTTTGCATCTGAAGGGAAAAATAATCTTTTCTACGAGTCACGGATGAAAGTCGCAATGGCCGAAGGGAGGCGAGTGCTCAACCCCTCCGGGGTGGGGGCCGTCGTTTTTGCCAACACTATGACAAGGGGGTGGGAGGCCATGTTGCAAGCACTGGTAGAATCCGGATGGGTTATCACTGCTTCATGGCCAATAGACACAGAAATGGCATCTCGTATATTGGCTCAAAACCGGAGTGTGTTAGGCTCCTCCATCCATTTGGTATGCCGCCCTCGGGAGAACCCCGACGGTTCATTACGTATCGATGATGTTGGCAACTGGCGCGATGTCCTGCGCGAACTGCCCGAGCGGATTCACGAATGGCTGCCGCGACTGGCCGATGAGGGCGTGGTCGGTGCGGATGCGATCTTTGCGTGCCTGGGACCGGCGCTGGAGATTTTCTCGCGGCATTCACGGGTGGAGAAGGCGAGCGGCGAGGTGGTGACACTGCGCGAGTATCTGGAGCAGGTGTGGGCGGCGGTGTCGAAGGAGGCGCTGACGCTGGTGTTCAAGGACGCGGACACGGGCGCCTTTGAGGAGGATGCGCGGCTGACGGCGATGTGGCTGTGGACACTGGGAGCAAACATGGCCCCGGAGGGCGCGGAGAGCGCGGAGGAGGACAGTGAAGACGGGGCGGATGAGGAGGACGGGAAAAGCAGGAAGTCGTTGTCCGGCGGGTACACGCTGGAGTACGACGCGGCGCGGAAGATCGCCCAGGGACTGGGCGCGCACCTGGAGGCCCTGACCAGTCTGGTGGAGGTGAAGGGCGACAAGGCGACGCTGCTGCCCGTGTCGGCCCGGACGCGGAAACTCTTCGGCAGGGAGGAGGCGGGCGGCTCCGCCCCCTCCGGCGCCACGGCGGGCAGGCGCAGGGCCGGGGCCAAGCAGTTGGACCTCTTTGTGACGCTGGAGCAGTTGGAAATGGAGGAGGAGCGGGAGGCGTCCAGCGTGGCGGACAAGGCGCCCCCGCCCGGCGCGACCGTCCTCGACCGGGTCCACCAGGCGATGATCCTCTTCGGTGCGGGCCGCAGCGAGGCCATGAAACGCTTCCTCGTGGACGACGGCACCGGCAACGACCCGCGCTTCTGGAGCCTCGCCCAGGCGTTTTCCGCCCTCTACCCCTCCAGCAGCGAAGAGAAGCGCTGGGTGGACGGCGTGCTGGCAAGGAAGAAAGGATTGGGATTCTGAGAGACTATCAGCTACTATTCCATTTTGATAACTATGGAGAAGTACCCAGAAATAAGGAACAGATATCATGGGTGTGCCAGAATTGGTTGAACGGGTTGTAGCCTCCGGTGGGCTATCTGAAGTTCAAGATAACGATTTGGACGAGATTGCGGCAGTCCTGCAGGAAGAGGAAGTGCGCGAGTTTTCTGCGAGACTAATCACAAGTAGCGCGAAAGGATTCGGTTATTATGTCACCAATGTTCTTTCTTTGGGGGCTAGGGGGCGTATAGAACACGCCCAAGAACAATACCTAGATTGTTTGCGACTGTTAATAGCAATGGACCTCGTTACACGCAAAGGCCGTTTGACACTGAAAGAAGTGACGGACGGGTTAACTCACCTGAAAATCGGCTGCGCAAAGCGATTGAAACTGCTTTCAAAACTTAGGAGGGGGCTTTCAGGAAAGAACCGTGGTGGATTTGAGGAGAAGACGCCTTTTGGAATTCCTAAGGTTGAACTGGAACGCATAGACAGCACCATCAACGCTGGAGACATCGCTTGGAACGCGGTTAAGGGTGCATCATCAGGATTCAGTTTGGCCGCCACAACATGGAGCCTTGTGGGAACTTTTGGGGTGGCAAGCACTGGCACACCTATTGCCACCTTGTCGGGGGCCGCTGCAACTAAAGCTACGCTTGCTTGGTTAGGTTGGGGTTCATTAGCAACAGGCGGCATGGGAACGGCGGGCGGCACCCTGGTTCTCGGTGGGATAGTGGCAATACCTGCAGTTTTCCTATATGGTGCCTTCTGCCACCTAAACGCTTGGAAAGCAGTGAAGCAAATTGAGGAGAAGACAAACGAAATTATCGAACAGCTTGACGCCCGCAAGAGCATGCAGACAATGATAGTGGTACTTGGCAATCGATCCATTGAACTTATTGACGCTTTGCAGCACAGCGAAAAAGCTTTCTTGTGCGTGTTCCGAAAGGCATATAGGGAGCTCTATCCGCTTGGCCCTTTGACACGACTGCGTCGTTTTTTAGGTAATGCGATCTTTGGGAAGCCCTATTTCACACTGAATGAATATGAGAAGATCAGGGGTGTCATCTCCATTGCGCACGAGTTTGCAAAGATCATTGACCAGCCCCTGATGAATGAAAACGGCAGCGTGGTTGAACAAGATGTTCAAAAACTGGAAGCTGAATGAAGGAGATCGTCCATGAGCAAGACAGCGGCCCAGCTAGTACAAATGGTGAGCAAACATGCGGGAAAGGTACCCACAGGGGATATCCTTCAGTTCATGCATGACGTGCAAAATGTGTGTCGGGAAACCGCCCAAACCCAACGTGATGTGGCACAGTTACAGATGCAACGTGACTTAATCCTTGAGCAGATGCGCCTCAAGTATGCTTTCTGGCATGAGGTGTTTATGGAAACCTTTGCCGAGCGCAGGCAAGCTATCGAAAAGTCCTTCCAAGTTATAGACGTGGGACTCGAGAAAAATGACAACAATCTTGTTGAGCAGGGTATGCGGGGGTTGGCAACCATTGTGTCATCCTCACCAATCAATAGTGCAATAGCTCTGGCGAATGCGCTTGAATCCGGGAAGACAATAGAAATATAGGGGCGCTACTATGGCACTTCAACCATGGCACAAAGTCGTAACCCCGCGCGAGGACTTGCGCGAGGAGCGCCCGCTGGACGCTTCGGAGTTCGCGGTGCATCTGGACAAGGTCCGGGACAACCAGGGGCCGGACGTGTACCGGAGACCGGAGGAGTTTTTCCGGCGTACCTTCCTGACGAAGAACCTGCTGTCCCTGGCGTCGGAGTCGGTGCGGCGGCTGAACGGGGAGGTCACGGAGACGTCGGCGGTCTTCAACATGGCGACGCAGTTTGGCGGGGGCAAGACGCACGCGCTGACGCTGCTCTACCACCTGGCCACGCACGGGTCTGCGGCGGGGCGCTGGCCGGGGGTCCGGCAGATCCTGGAGCAGGCGGGGGTTGGGGGGATCCCGGAATGCCGGACGGCGGTGTTCGTGGGGACGGAATTTGACGCCATCCAGGGGCGGGGCGGGGAGGACGGCACGCCGCTGCGCAGGACGCCCTGGGGCGAGATTGCCTGGCAGCTGGGGGGCCATGACGCCTTCCAGGTGGTGGCCCGGCACGACGCGGAGGGGGTGTCTCCCGGCGGGGATGTCATCCAGGAACTCATCCCGAGGGGGCAGCCCTGCCTCATCCTGATGGACGAGCTGATGAACTTCATCAGCCGGGGGCGGCGGATGGGCATGGCCACGCAGTTGTACAACTTCCTGCACAACCTCTCGGAGACGGTGCGGGGGATGCGGAACGTGGTCCTGGTGGCGTCCATCCCGGCGTCGCTGCTGGAGATGAGCCAGGAGGACGAGGACGACTTCAAGCGGTTCAAGAAGATGCTCGACCGGGTGGGCAAGCCCATCATGATGTCGTCGGAGTCGGAGGCGGCGGAGATCATCCGGCGGCGGCTCTTTGAGTGGGACGACGACGCGGTCGGACAGAACGGCAGGGTGAGCCTGAACCGGCAGGCGACGGAGGTGTGCCGGGCCTACGCGGACTGGGTGGTGGAGCACCGGCAGCAGGTGCCGGGGTGGTTCCCGGTGGACCAGGCGCTCGACGAATTCAAGTCCACGTACCCGTTTCATCCCATGGTGCTGTCCGTGTTTGAGCGGAAGTGGCAGACCCTGCCCCGGTTCCAGCGGACGCGCGGGGTGCTGCGCATGCTGGCGCTGTGGGTGTCGCGGGCCTACCAGGAGGGGTACAAGGGCGGGCGCCGGGAGACCCTCATCGGGCTGGGCACGGCCCCGCTGGACGACCCGATGTTCCGCTCGGTGATCTTTGAGCAGCTGGACGAGGAGCGCCTGGAGGCGGCCATCACCACGGACATCTGCGGGAAGGCCGACTCGCACGCGGCGCGGCTGGACCAGGAGGCAGTGGAAGCCATCAAGAAGAGCCGCCTGCACCGCAAGGCGGGGACGGTGATCCTGTTTGAGTCGAACGGGGGCGCCACGAACGAGGACGCGACGATGCCGGAGGTGCGCCTGGCCCTGGGCGAGCCCGACCTGGACAGCGGGAACGTGGACACGGTGCTGGAGGCCCTCGTGACGCACTGCTATTACCTGGGGGTCCAGAAGAACAAGTACCGGTTCAGCTTCACGCCGAACCTGAACAAGATGCTGGCGGACCGGCGCGCGAGCATTGACCCGCGCAAGATTGAGGAGACGGTGCGCGCGGAGGTGCAGCGGGTCTTCTCGGCAAACGACCCGTCCGTTCCGGGGGGTGTGGAGCGGCGCTTCTTTCCCGAAAAAAGCGGGGACGTGCCGAACCGCCCCACCCTGACCCTGGTGGTGTCCGGCCCGGACAGGACAATGGCGGACCGGGCCGCGACGCTGCGGGAGCTGGAGGCCATGACGCGGGAGTGCGGGGCCTCGTCCCGGACCTTCAAGAGCGCCATGGTGTGGTGCGTGGCCGACTCGGCGGCGGCGCTGGAGAATGAGGCGCGGAAGCTGCTGGCGTGGCAGGAAATCAGGGAGGACGAGGGGGGGCGCCTGGACGAGAACCAGTTCCGCCAATTGGAGGAGAACCTCAAGAAGTCCAAGCGGGACCTGCAGGAGGCCGTGTGGCGCGCGTACCGGCACATCGCCCTGCTGGGCAAGGACAACGCGCTGCGGGTCACGGACATGGGGCTGGTGAACAGCAGCATGGCGGGAAGCATGACGGGGCTTGTGCTGCAGCAGCTGCGGAAGGACGGCGAGGTCGAGCAGAGCATCAGCCCGAATTTCCTGCTGCGGAACTGGCCGCCCGCGTTCACCGAATGGAGCACGAAATCCGTCCGCGACGCCTTCTTCGCGTCGCCGATGTTCCCCAAGCTGATGAACGGCGAGCAGACGGTCCGGGACACCATCGCGCGGGGGGTCCATGGCGGCATGCTGGGCTATGTCGGGAAGAAGGGCGACGGGCAATACGCGCCGTTTTTCTTCGCCGAAGAGCTCAGTCCCCTGGATGTCGAGATTTCCGACGACATGTTCGTCATCACGAAGGAGACGGCGGAGGCCTGGAAAAGGGCGGCGTCCGCCAGGCGGACCGATGCGCCGGTGGCCCCGGCGCCCAACCAGACGGGGGGGGATGGCCTGCCGGGTCGCGCGCGTGAGGTGGGGCCCCAACCCGGAGGAGAGGGGCGCCAGGGGGAACTGATAGCGCCCACGCCGCCCACGCCCACGGATATCTCCGCCGTATGCTGGAAGGGCCAGGTGCCCCCGCAGAAGTGGATGAACTTCTACACCAAGGTTCTGTCCCGCTACGCCGCCGGGAAGGGGCTGCGGATAAACCTGGACGTTGAAATCCGCCCCGAGGGGGGGCTGACCAAGCATCAGATTGGCGACATTCGGACGGCCCTGCGCGAACTGGGCCTGCCCGATGACCTCTCACAGGAATAGGGTGGGGCATGCGCTTTTTGTCGTCTAGAATGTGATGTTCCTTTAGTGCAATGTGGTGCCGGGCGATAACAGAGGAGGACCGTGTCATGAACAAGGTGGTTGTCGTTTGGATGCTGGTCTCATTCCTTCTCCTTTTTTCTGTGGCCGGTACATCGGAGGAAGCGGCAGACGGCTCGACTGCGGTGAATGTGGATGAATTGCGGAAGCAGGCTGAGGCGGGTCATCCGATAGCGCAATTTAATCTCGGCGTGTATTACTTCAACGGCGAGGGCGAGCCCAAGGACCTGAAGGAGGCAGTGAAGTGGTGGACACGCGCCGCCGAGCAAGGAAATGTCGGGGCGCAGTTCAATCTCGGCCTTTGCTACGCCGACGGCAAGGGCGTGCCCAAGGACCAAAAAGAGGCCGTCAAGTGGTATACACGCGCAGCTGAGCAGGGGGATACCGTTGTGCAAGTAATCCTTGGCAATCTCTATGAAAACGGCAAGGGCGTGCCCAAGGACATGAAGGAGGCAGTGAAGTGGTGGACACGCGCCGCCGAGCAAGGAAATGTCGGGGCGCAGTTCAATCTCGGCCTTTGCTACGCCGACGGCAAGGGCGTGCCCAAGGACCCGAAGGAGGCGGTCAAGTGGTACACACTCGCAGCTGAGCAGGGGGATGCCACCGCGCAAAACAATCTCGGCGGTTGCTATGAAAACGGCGAGGGTGTGCCCAAGGACTTGAAACAGGCCGTGAAATGGTACACCCGCGCCGCAGAGCAGGGAGATTACATGGCACAATGTAATCTTGGTTTGTGCTACAAGGATGGTGAGGGCGTGCCCAAGGACTTGATCAAGGCCTACATGTGGCTAAATCTTGCGGCAGCTGAAGACCAAATTATTGCAAAGAATCGTGAAATTGCTGCCAAAGAGATGACCCCAGACCAAATCGCCGAGGCGCAGCGTCTTTCGGCGGCGTTTGTGCCGAAGAAGGAGGGAGCGGTGGGTTCTTCCCCTACCACGCCGGGTGATGTGGCCATGGTGATGCCCGACACTTCTGTACCACCCAAGGGGACTGGGACGGCGTTTACCATCACTGCCGACGGCTATCTGGTGACGGCGGCGCATGTGGTGGCTAATGCGGTGCGAGTGGAGGTGTATGGGGGCGGACAGGCCCTGCCAGCCACAGTGGTGGCACGGGATGCAGTGAACGATGTGGCGGTTTTGAAGGTGGAGGGGGCGTATTCTCCAGTGCGCCTGGTGTCGAGTGGTGGGCTGAAACTGGGTACGGACCTGTTTACTGTGGGATTTCCGGATGTTCAGGTGCAGGGCGCGGCCCCCAAGCTGACCAAGGGGTCCCTGAGTGGTCTGCTGGGTCCTGCGGATGACCCACGGTATTTCCAGTTGAGTAACCCCATCCAGCCGGGGAATTCGGGGGGTGCCGTTGCAAATGAGAAGGGCGAAGTGGTCGGGGTGCTGGTGGGGATGCTGGACTTATTGAAGACCATTGAGAGGACCGGCCAGGCGCCCCAGAACGTGAACTTCGCCCTGAAGAGCTCCTACGTGCTGCCCCTGTTGGAGACAGTGCCCGGCCTGTCCGAGAAGATAGCGGCGGTCAAGTCCCCGGTTGGCGACGCCTACCAGGCCGTCACGGACGCCACGGTGATGGTGGTGGTGTATTAGGAGGTGCCATGCCTCCTGGAGATGGGCCTGACCATGAAGACATCCCAGCCCACCGGACGCCTTGACCGAAACGATCCTGATTTTTCCTGTAAGTGGTTTCAGCGGTAAAATATCAGCCTGATTTCATCCGCCCGGCTGATCCCCGGACGGTGCCCCTCCGGCGGCGACCGGCCCGCATCCTTGCCGCGTCGCCGCCGGAGGGGCGAACAGATGAAAGGATGCAGAGCATGACCACAAGATTTTCTTTCGACCCGCCCGACCTTCCCCAGCAAATCGTAGAACGGACGGGGTGTCACTCCCAAGACGCGGCTATGCTGGCCTGTCTAATTTCAGACACACCGAAGCATCAAGGCAAGACAGACGTGGTCCTTGCCAATATCCGCGAAGGCCGCTTCCCGGTTTGGATGATTGACGGCTCGCCCTGTTTCTCCGACTACGGGGTTGCAACCCCGCGCGACATTTCTGAAACCATTTTTGAGCGCATCCAGGCCGCAATGCTGGCGAAAGAAGAGGGGGAAGCGACCAAAGACGCTCCCGCCGATTTGGAAATGCCGACAGGTGGCACAGATATCCCCCTTTTTTCACCCGACTTTTACCCCGACCCGGAGTATCATATTGCATGGAACGCGACTGCATGGAAGGGTGATCCCATCTGGCCCGTGCTTATGGGCGTTTCCGCTGCTGAAATCAAACTTGCCAAAAAGTACAGTGAGGTTGCGGGGCATGGGGAATGGTGTGCACGATGGTTGATAGTGCTTCTCCAATCCCGTTACGGATTGGCCCGTCCGGCGACTGGTCCGGGTATTGTTGCGGCAATATGTGCAGCCAACCACGCCAATGATCTTACCGCTGCGGGCGATGAGGAGATGGAGAAGATGCCCCCGGCGCCCGCGCTTACCGGGCGGGACATTTACGCCAGTTTTGGCGGGACGCCGACACCCCAAAGTCTGGTGGACCTTTGCGCAGTGTGCATTGCCTTCCCGTCAAATGGCCCGTATGCGGCGTGGTGGCAGGAGCAAAATGCCTTCTCCATGGCCGAATGGCTTGAAAGGCAAGGTGTTGGTGATGACCCGCTGACGGCACTGCGCACATTGCTTCGCGCGGGAGTGACTTTGAACCCCGAAGGAAGGGGAATGCTGCGCGATTTGGCGACTCAGACCGGCGGGTCATCGGAGGGACACAAATCCGAAGAGTCCGCCAACATCCGGAATGTGGCACCTGGGAGGGTGGGGGGCACGAAGGGCGACGCACCCAGACAGCGGGGAAAACCGAGGAATGACGAGGAACCATGGGCATTAGATGCACTCGCAATAGAGTCGGGTATCAGAAAAGAGATGAAGACGGACTGGAGCATTAACGACATAAACAAGACCATTGCAAGTCGTTTGACCGAGACGGGGGCAAATTACGGCATTCATCCCCCGACCCCGGAGAGCGTTGAAAAAGTACGAAAGCGTCACTTGTACCGCGCTTCCAAAGACGCTGCAGAATACGCACAAAAATATAAAAAAACAAAGCGCTATTCTGGCGACAAGTGGCCTGAGATAATGAAATTTGTAAATAAGTGTTGTTGGGAGGCATATTTGAAAGGTGGGCAGAATGGAGACTGGGCGCACCTAGAGAAGGCCCTTGACGGTGAACTTACACGGCAACACGGGGCTTCTGTGCCCCAGAAATAGGGGCATTCCCCAGAAATTAAAAAATATCATGGCGTGTCTGTAACTGGCACGACCAATAAAACCGGAGTCCCCCCACCCCCAAAAAATGCGTGGGGCATTTTTATTTTCTGGGGGGTAGTTCTGGGCCTCCCATTTTTCATGCGAACCTGTGCCCGTCGGAGGCAATAGGGCCGACGGCAAAACGAAAGGTTCGCATGATGAACGAGAGCAAACAGTTGTTGACGGCGGCGGAGGTGGCGGAGACGCTGGGCGTGGGCCAGCGTAGCATTTTCCGGTGGCGCGACATGGGGTCCATCTGCCCGCCTGTCAAGGTGGCGGGGTCCGCCGCGCTGCGCTGGCGGAAGACTGACATCTTGGAATGGATCACGGCGGGCACACCAGATTGCGCACGCACGGGCTTTCGACCCTCCACGGACGCGGCGAAGGGGGGTGGGCGATGAGCACAAAACCCAAGCACGATCCGAATGTCCGCTGCGAGACCTGCCGCCATTGGTGGACGCCCACGGAGACATGCCACAGGGGGCATCCCAGCCCGATGATGCTGGCGACCATCGAGGGCGCAGACGAATGGGCGACCTCCACGCGGACGTACTGGCCCCGCACCTCCCCGCGCGCCTGGTGCGGCTCCCATGAGCCGGTCCCCAGCCCCGTCCAGGAGCAGGAGGGGGAGGCCTCCCATGAGTAGGGACGGCGCCCCGGCGCCCACGCCCAACCTGGCCGACGAGGTGCGCGCAGCCCTCCAGCGTGGCTGGCGGCTGGTCCCTATGCGCGGGAAAGTCCCCACCGTCAAGGGATGGACGACCCGCGAATTCGGTGAGGACGAACTTCTGGCCCATGTTGAAAACGGTGGCAATGTCGGCATAAAGACCGGCGCCGCGTCTGGGCTTGTCGTCGTGGACCTCGACGGCGCCCCGGAGCAGCATGCTACCCTGCTGGAGCGTCTCCCCAACGGGCCGTCTGTCTGTACCGGATCCGGAGGCGTCCACCTGTTTTTCCGTGACCCCGGCGGGCTGAAAAACTCTGCTGGCAAGTATGCGGAGCATGTTGACATCCGCGCCGACAGTGGCTGCGTCGTCATGGCAGGGAGCGTTCATCCGAAGACCGGGCGCCCATACGAGTGGACCGTCTCCCCAGATGAGGCGCCGCTGCCCGAACTGCCTCAGTGGTTTCTGGACGGCACGAAGACCGGGAACGGGCCGCCAATTGGGGGTCATCCCCCGGCACTTCCGCCGGGACCGGGTCCATGCGCGGCCACGCCCTCGGCCTATTACGACACCGCGCTGGCCGGGGAGGCGGAGGCGGTGGCCCATACGCCGGAGGGGCAGCGCAATGACCGACTAAACCTCGCCGCCTACAAACTGGGCGGCCTCGGTCTGGATGTTGCGACCGTGGAGTCGGCCCTGCTCCCCGCCGCGTTACAGGCCGGGCTGCCTGAGAAGGCGGCGCGGGATACCATTGCCCGCGGGACGCAAGACGGAAACGCGGCCCCGCGTCCGTCACCTGAACCGCGAACAGGCGGGCAGGCATTGGACTGGTCAGGCACCCACCCCCCTGGGCGACCAGCACAGGCAGCACAACCCGCACAGGCGCCCGCCACCGGCGCACCGACCGGCTTTTCCCACTCCATCGAGGTGGTGAGCTGGGGCCAGGTCCGGGACAATCTCCCGCCGCTTGACCAGGTGGTCCTTGAGGGGGTGCTCCGGCGCGGGCAGAAGTTTTGCCTCGTGGGTCCATCCAAGGTGGGGAAGACTTACTGCCTGCTCGCACTGGCCTACGCCGCCGCGACGGGCATGCCATGGATGGGACGGCGCGTCGAGCGCGGGAACACAATCTACATCAATCTCGAAGTGTCCGCACCATCGTTATTTCACCGCGTCGATCGGGTGGAGGCGGCGATGGGCCGCGCCACCGACCCGCTCCTGCACATTGCGAACCTTCGGGGCACATCCTTGCATGTGGAGGAAGTGACCACGAAACTGCTGCCCGTCGTCAAAAAGCTCAACGGGGACGTGGGCATGGTCATCGTGGACCCGGTCTACTCGCTCCTGAACGGGCGAGACGAGAACATGGCGCGTGACGTGGCGGACATGATGCTGCATCTGGAGCATCTCGCGGAATACACCGGGGCCTGCGTGGTCTTCTCGCACCACTGCCCAAAGGGCGCGATGGGCACCCGTTCCCCGATGGACCGCGCCGCCGGGTCCGGTGTGTTCGCCCGCTCGGTGGACGCGATGATGATGTTGAGTGAAACGGATGTGCCGGGAGACTTTCTGATTGACTGGATATGCCGCGACTTCCCGGCGCCGCCGCAATCCGCAGTGCGGTGGAACTGGCCGCTTCATGAGGCCATCCCTGTGGGGACTCTGCGCGCACGCGGGGCTTCAGGCCGCACCTCCAAGGTGAGGCCCAGTGACTTGGAGACCACCCTGCTTGAGTTATGCGACGAAACCGGCACCGACCCGACGAAGGATGGAACATCACTTAGGGCACTTTCGGAGCGGCTTGAAGTTTCTGAAAAAACCGTCCGACGGAACGCTGAAAAAAACGGGATTCTGCGGATTGAAGGAGGGCGCGCCATGCTCTCTGATGGCGGCAAAAAATGAACATTCGAACATCCATAAATGGGGGAAAATCCCAGTGCTGGCGGGTGGAATGCTGGCAACACCTGTCATTGCGGGGCAGGGACAAAACCCTTATAGGAATATGTCCCTGTCCCTCCACGGCTGAAGTCAGGGGGAACAGGGGACCAGAAGCCAGGGCGTTCTGGCCCCCCTGTCCCCTGATCCTAACTTCTTGGTTTTGT
Protein-coding sequences here:
- a CDS encoding ATP-binding protein — its product is MALQPWHKVVTPREDLREERPLDASEFAVHLDKVRDNQGPDVYRRPEEFFRRTFLTKNLLSLASESVRRLNGEVTETSAVFNMATQFGGGKTHALTLLYHLATHGSAAGRWPGVRQILEQAGVGGIPECRTAVFVGTEFDAIQGRGGEDGTPLRRTPWGEIAWQLGGHDAFQVVARHDAEGVSPGGDVIQELIPRGQPCLILMDELMNFISRGRRMGMATQLYNFLHNLSETVRGMRNVVLVASIPASLLEMSQEDEDDFKRFKKMLDRVGKPIMMSSESEAAEIIRRRLFEWDDDAVGQNGRVSLNRQATEVCRAYADWVVEHRQQVPGWFPVDQALDEFKSTYPFHPMVLSVFERKWQTLPRFQRTRGVLRMLALWVSRAYQEGYKGGRRETLIGLGTAPLDDPMFRSVIFEQLDEERLEAAITTDICGKADSHAARLDQEAVEAIKKSRLHRKAGTVILFESNGGATNEDATMPEVRLALGEPDLDSGNVDTVLEALVTHCYYLGVQKNKYRFSFTPNLNKMLADRRASIDPRKIEETVRAEVQRVFSANDPSVPGGVERRFFPEKSGDVPNRPTLTLVVSGPDRTMADRAATLRELEAMTRECGASSRTFKSAMVWCVADSAAALENEARKLLAWQEIREDEGGRLDENQFRQLEENLKKSKRDLQEAVWRAYRHIALLGKDNALRVTDMGLVNSSMAGSMTGLVLQQLRKDGEVEQSISPNFLLRNWPPAFTEWSTKSVRDAFFASPMFPKLMNGEQTVRDTIARGVHGGMLGYVGKKGDGQYAPFFFAEELSPLDVEISDDMFVITKETAEAWKRAASARRTDAPVAPAPNQTGGDGLPGRAREVGPQPGGEGRQGELIAPTPPTPTDISAVCWKGQVPPQKWMNFYTKVLSRYAAGKGLRINLDVEIRPEGGLTKHQIGDIRTALRELGLPDDLSQE
- a CDS encoding AAA family ATPase codes for the protein MSRDGAPAPTPNLADEVRAALQRGWRLVPMRGKVPTVKGWTTREFGEDELLAHVENGGNVGIKTGAASGLVVVDLDGAPEQHATLLERLPNGPSVCTGSGGVHLFFRDPGGLKNSAGKYAEHVDIRADSGCVVMAGSVHPKTGRPYEWTVSPDEAPLPELPQWFLDGTKTGNGPPIGGHPPALPPGPGPCAATPSAYYDTALAGEAEAVAHTPEGQRNDRLNLAAYKLGGLGLDVATVESALLPAALQAGLPEKAARDTIARGTQDGNAAPRPSPEPRTGGQALDWSGTHPPGRPAQAAQPAQAPATGAPTGFSHSIEVVSWGQVRDNLPPLDQVVLEGVLRRGQKFCLVGPSKVGKTYCLLALAYAAATGMPWMGRRVERGNTIYINLEVSAPSLFHRVDRVEAAMGRATDPLLHIANLRGTSLHVEEVTTKLLPVVKKLNGDVGMVIVDPVYSLLNGRDENMARDVADMMLHLEHLAEYTGACVVFSHHCPKGAMGTRSPMDRAAGSGVFARSVDAMMMLSETDVPGDFLIDWICRDFPAPPQSAVRWNWPLHEAIPVGTLRARGASGRTSKVRPSDLETTLLELCDETGTDPTKDGTSLRALSERLEVSEKTVRRNAEKNGILRIEGGRAMLSDGGKK
- a CDS encoding SEL1-like repeat protein; protein product: MWCRAITEEDRVMNKVVVVWMLVSFLLLFSVAGTSEEAADGSTAVNVDELRKQAEAGHPIAQFNLGVYYFNGEGEPKDLKEAVKWWTRAAEQGNVGAQFNLGLCYADGKGVPKDQKEAVKWYTRAAEQGDTVVQVILGNLYENGKGVPKDMKEAVKWWTRAAEQGNVGAQFNLGLCYADGKGVPKDPKEAVKWYTLAAEQGDATAQNNLGGCYENGEGVPKDLKQAVKWYTRAAEQGDYMAQCNLGLCYKDGEGVPKDLIKAYMWLNLAAAEDQIIAKNREIAAKEMTPDQIAEAQRLSAAFVPKKEGAVGSSPTTPGDVAMVMPDTSVPPKGTGTAFTITADGYLVTAAHVVANAVRVEVYGGGQALPATVVARDAVNDVAVLKVEGAYSPVRLVSSGGLKLGTDLFTVGFPDVQVQGAAPKLTKGSLSGLLGPADDPRYFQLSNPIQPGNSGGAVANEKGEVVGVLVGMLDLLKTIERTGQAPQNVNFALKSSYVLPLLETVPGLSEKIAAVKSPVGDAYQAVTDATVMVVVY
- a CDS encoding helix-turn-helix domain-containing protein, with protein sequence MNESKQLLTAAEVAETLGVGQRSIFRWRDMGSICPPVKVAGSAALRWRKTDILEWITAGTPDCARTGFRPSTDAAKGGGR